One Faecalicatena sp. Marseille-Q4148 DNA window includes the following coding sequences:
- the atpG gene encoding ATP synthase F1 subunit gamma: MASMREIQSRMHSIEDTLKITNAMYMISSSKVKKAKKMLSETEPFFYNLQTALGRLLRHVPDMEHIYFDQGREKKPEERKKGYIVITADKGMAGAYNHNVIKLAEKQLEKKEPHKLFIVGQIGHHYFEKKGVEIATHFHYTAQNPTMHRARVIMETVLELYQKQELDEIYVIYTQMESAVKEEAEMLKILPLEKADFGSTKIPQGILMEEINFSPSPEVVLDYIVPNYLTGFIYGALVESFASEQNARMMAMEAATKSAKEMLRELSIIYNRARQAAITQEITEVIGGALAQKSKH; encoded by the coding sequence ATGGCAAGTATGAGAGAAATACAGAGCAGGATGCACAGCATTGAAGATACGCTGAAAATTACAAATGCGATGTATATGATTTCTTCTTCAAAAGTAAAAAAGGCAAAGAAGATGTTAAGCGAGACTGAGCCATTTTTCTATAATCTGCAGACAGCGCTTGGGCGACTGCTTAGACATGTCCCGGATATGGAGCATATCTATTTTGATCAGGGGCGGGAGAAAAAGCCGGAAGAGCGTAAGAAAGGCTATATTGTCATTACGGCGGATAAGGGAATGGCAGGAGCATATAATCATAATGTAATCAAACTTGCAGAAAAGCAGCTTGAGAAAAAGGAACCGCACAAATTATTTATTGTAGGGCAGATCGGACATCATTATTTCGAAAAGAAAGGTGTAGAGATCGCCACACATTTTCACTATACAGCACAAAATCCAACGATGCATCGGGCAAGGGTGATTATGGAAACCGTTCTTGAGCTGTATCAGAAGCAGGAATTGGATGAAATTTATGTAATCTATACACAGATGGAAAGCGCTGTGAAAGAAGAAGCGGAAATGCTGAAGATTCTTCCGCTGGAGAAGGCAGATTTTGGCAGCACAAAAATTCCGCAGGGAATTTTGATGGAGGAAATTAACTTCTCCCCGTCTCCGGAAGTTGTGCTTGATTATATTGTTCCGAATTATCTGACCGGATTTATTTACGGAGCATTGGTAGAATCCTTTGCCAGTGAGCAGAATGCCCGAATGATGGCAATGGAAGCAGCTACAAAAAGTGCGAAAGAAATGCTTCGGGAACTATCTATTATTTATAACCGTGCAAGGCAGGCAGCGATTACACAGGAAATCACAGAGGTAATCGGAGGCGCCCTCGCACAGAAGTCAAAACACTGA